Proteins co-encoded in one Mycobacterium mantenii genomic window:
- a CDS encoding thiolase family protein — translation MAVTTSRAAIVAAARTPIGTARRGTLANVESKDLAKPVVAAAIDRSGVDATDFEDLILAEVMQGGGDIARYVAVDLGLTQLPGLALNRQCASSLTAIAVAAGQIAAGMGRAILAGGAESASTAPMSRKRKPFTTGKDPDDWVGPWFSLSHPPTPDAPAMDMSITVAHNCAVQYGISREAQDQWALRSHQRATAAIDAGAFVEEIVPVEVPQADGSTTTFAQDEHPRRGSTLETLSGLKVLHPEIEGFTVTAGNSSGINDAAAVVALAAPTTRNDVLANVLSWNAVGVAPNRTGSAPITAIPKALELAGRKIEDVALFEINEAFAAQAVACARELGLDEDIVNVYGSGISLGHPIAATGARMVTSAIYELRRRGGGIGVLSMCAGGGMGAAMVIEVV, via the coding sequence ATGGCCGTAACCACCAGCCGCGCAGCCATCGTCGCCGCGGCGCGCACCCCGATCGGCACCGCCCGCAGGGGCACACTGGCCAACGTCGAGTCCAAGGACCTCGCCAAGCCGGTCGTGGCCGCGGCCATCGATCGATCCGGTGTGGACGCCACCGACTTCGAGGACCTGATCCTGGCCGAGGTCATGCAGGGCGGCGGTGACATCGCCCGCTACGTCGCGGTCGATCTCGGATTGACCCAACTGCCGGGGCTCGCGCTGAACCGCCAGTGCGCGTCGAGCCTCACCGCAATCGCGGTCGCCGCCGGGCAGATCGCCGCAGGAATGGGCCGGGCGATCCTGGCCGGCGGAGCCGAATCAGCCTCGACGGCACCGATGTCGCGCAAGCGCAAGCCGTTCACCACCGGCAAGGACCCCGACGACTGGGTCGGCCCGTGGTTCTCCCTCTCCCACCCACCGACCCCGGATGCGCCGGCAATGGACATGTCGATCACGGTGGCCCACAACTGCGCGGTCCAGTACGGAATCTCACGGGAAGCGCAAGACCAGTGGGCACTGCGCTCCCACCAGCGGGCCACCGCAGCCATCGACGCAGGGGCCTTCGTCGAGGAGATCGTCCCGGTCGAGGTCCCGCAGGCCGACGGCAGCACCACGACCTTCGCCCAGGACGAGCACCCCCGTCGCGGCAGCACCCTGGAGACGCTGTCGGGTCTAAAGGTGCTCCACCCCGAGATCGAGGGTTTCACCGTGACCGCCGGCAACTCCTCGGGCATCAACGACGCGGCCGCCGTCGTGGCACTGGCCGCGCCGACGACACGCAACGACGTCCTGGCCAATGTGCTGTCCTGGAACGCCGTCGGCGTGGCGCCCAACCGCACCGGGAGCGCGCCCATCACGGCGATCCCCAAGGCGCTGGAACTGGCCGGGCGAAAGATCGAGGACGTCGCACTGTTCGAGATCAACGAGGCATTCGCCGCCCAAGCCGTGGCCTGCGCCCGCGAACTGGGTCTAGATGAAGACATCGTCAACGTCTACGGCTCGGGCATCAGTCTGGGCCACCCAATCGCCGCAACCGGGGCCCGCATGGTCACCTCGGCGATCTATGAGTTGCGCCGCCGCGGCGGCGGCATCGGCGTCCTGTCCATGTGCGCCGGCGGCGGAATGGGTGCAGCCATGGTGATCGAGGTGGTCTGA
- a CDS encoding acetyl-CoA hydrolase/transferase C-terminal domain-containing protein — protein sequence MSDGVTVTLTHGRGDFAATLRTELHAVTRSRAPGTGFTVAVGDGVGQLRTLDDGTAFGAALSAAARDISAMRLVLSWLAAPLDGLEPDVFAEVVALMPGWGMRAVLRSPSARFLPTSLAAQPALLLGPLRPDVLITRLVQRGDQLLFSTEVSWQRELIDAGIPVLAVVDSTAPAASAEPPLNPHQVRIIGRSCDGPYQLPQKEPEPVHDALADEVLRFVPAGARLQYGPGQLGTALLQRAQVPLRLDTGLLTDAVVDLDRRGLLVGEPSATYLLGSDVLYDWADGRPILRSVAHTHDLTRLSQGEPLITVNTAIEIDPTGQVNVEGVADKVVGGIGGHPDYCRAGRLSRGGLSIIAVPSTFNGRSPLVDQLSRPASTPAFDVDIIVTDNGCVDVRLADWAQRRTLITELFTR from the coding sequence ATGTCGGATGGCGTCACGGTGACGCTGACCCATGGCCGCGGCGACTTCGCCGCGACGCTGCGCACAGAGTTGCACGCGGTAACCCGGTCACGGGCACCTGGCACTGGTTTCACCGTCGCCGTCGGCGATGGTGTCGGCCAGCTGCGCACACTGGACGACGGCACCGCTTTCGGTGCCGCGCTGAGCGCGGCGGCACGCGACATCAGTGCAATGCGGTTGGTGCTCAGTTGGCTGGCCGCGCCCTTGGACGGCCTCGAGCCGGATGTATTCGCCGAGGTGGTGGCGTTGATGCCGGGTTGGGGTATGCGAGCCGTGCTGCGCAGCCCGTCAGCACGATTCCTGCCCACCAGCCTCGCCGCGCAGCCGGCGCTGCTGCTCGGGCCGTTGCGGCCCGACGTGTTGATCACCCGGCTGGTGCAGCGCGGCGACCAGCTCCTGTTCAGCACCGAGGTGTCCTGGCAGCGAGAGCTCATCGACGCGGGCATCCCGGTGTTGGCCGTCGTCGACAGCACCGCCCCAGCTGCCAGCGCCGAGCCACCGCTGAATCCCCATCAAGTGCGCATCATCGGACGCAGTTGCGATGGCCCATATCAGCTCCCGCAGAAGGAACCCGAACCGGTGCACGACGCGCTCGCCGATGAGGTGCTCAGATTCGTGCCCGCGGGAGCCCGGCTACAGTACGGGCCGGGCCAGCTGGGCACCGCGCTGCTCCAGCGCGCACAAGTTCCGCTACGCCTGGACACCGGACTGCTCACCGACGCCGTGGTCGATCTCGACCGGCGTGGCCTGCTTGTCGGTGAACCCTCGGCCACCTATCTGCTGGGCAGCGACGTCCTCTACGACTGGGCCGACGGCCGCCCCATCCTGCGGAGCGTCGCGCACACCCACGACCTCACCCGCCTCAGCCAGGGCGAGCCTCTCATCACGGTCAACACCGCCATCGAAATCGACCCCACGGGACAGGTCAACGTCGAAGGGGTCGCCGACAAGGTCGTCGGCGGCATCGGCGGGCACCCCGACTACTGCCGGGCCGGCCGACTGAGCCGCGGCGGTCTGTCCATCATCGCCGTCCCGTCCACCTTCAACGGGCGCTCACCGCTGGTGGATCAGTTGAGCCGGCCAGCGTCGACCCCGGCTTTCGACGTCGACATCATCGTGACCGACAACGGTTGCGTTGATGTGCGTTTAGCGGACTGGGCGCAGCGCCGCACCCTGATCACCGAGCTGTTCACGCGCTAG
- a CDS encoding MaoC family dehydratase — MKVIASVDDAMRLVGHELGVSNWKEIDQARIDAFADVTEDHQWIHVDADRAASDSPYGATVAHGFLLLSLIPKMSKDTYVVENAKMGVNYGLNKVRFVAAVTADSRIRLRSELIDAAKVADHVVHLTVRHTIEIDGSDKPAAVADLIARYVF, encoded by the coding sequence ATGAAGGTGATCGCGTCCGTCGACGATGCAATGCGACTGGTGGGCCATGAACTCGGAGTGAGCAACTGGAAGGAGATCGATCAGGCGCGCATCGACGCCTTCGCCGACGTCACCGAAGACCACCAGTGGATACACGTCGATGCCGACCGCGCAGCGTCCGACAGCCCTTACGGCGCCACGGTTGCACATGGCTTCCTGTTACTGTCGCTGATCCCGAAGATGAGCAAGGACACCTACGTCGTCGAGAACGCGAAGATGGGTGTCAACTACGGGCTGAACAAAGTGCGCTTCGTCGCGGCGGTCACCGCGGACAGTCGGATCCGCCTTCGCTCCGAACTGATCGACGCCGCCAAAGTAGCCGACCACGTCGTGCACTTGACCGTGCGCCACACCATCGAGATCGACGGATCGGATAAACCAGCCGCAGTCGCCGACCTGATCGCACGGTACGTGTTCTGA
- a CDS encoding LLM class flavin-dependent oxidoreductase, with product MKVGVYFDMRNPPAWRQDWSRLYGFTLEMCQEAEHLGIDSVWTSEHHLFEDGYLTQPLTMLAAMGAVTRKVRLGTAVLLAPLRSAIQIAEEATIVDVITGGRVDLGLGAGYRHPEFELFGADISRRYTATDCRVTELREIFSDGRHVPAPVHGQIPIYLGYQGPKGATRAGKLGAGLLSANGALWPHYRDGLVAGGHDPSVGRMKGAFSGWVTEDPEADWPVVSEHLRYQLDSYRRYMVEGTDTPLPRPVDPDRIRSESDLGRVLGAFVHNTPEVVAESVRTYVDDAPVEEIFLWSSIAGMPEQLVADHIRLIATKLKPLLAQ from the coding sequence ATGAAGGTCGGCGTGTACTTCGACATGCGCAACCCCCCCGCATGGCGCCAGGACTGGAGTCGGCTCTACGGGTTCACGTTGGAGATGTGCCAAGAGGCCGAGCACCTCGGCATCGACTCGGTGTGGACCAGTGAGCATCACTTATTCGAAGACGGCTACCTCACACAGCCGTTGACGATGTTGGCGGCGATGGGTGCCGTCACCCGGAAGGTTCGGCTCGGCACCGCCGTTCTGCTTGCACCGTTGCGCTCGGCGATTCAGATCGCCGAGGAGGCGACCATCGTCGACGTGATCACCGGCGGACGGGTCGACCTCGGTCTCGGTGCGGGGTACCGCCATCCCGAGTTCGAACTGTTCGGGGCGGACATCTCCCGGCGTTACACCGCGACTGACTGTCGGGTCACCGAGTTGCGTGAGATCTTCTCTGATGGCCGGCATGTGCCCGCGCCGGTCCACGGTCAGATCCCGATCTATCTGGGCTACCAGGGACCGAAGGGGGCCACACGGGCCGGCAAACTCGGTGCCGGTCTGCTCAGCGCGAACGGCGCTCTGTGGCCGCACTACCGAGACGGGCTCGTCGCGGGTGGTCACGATCCGTCGGTGGGCCGCATGAAGGGCGCCTTCTCGGGTTGGGTGACCGAGGACCCCGAGGCCGACTGGCCCGTGGTGAGCGAACACCTGCGGTACCAGCTCGACTCCTACCGGCGGTACATGGTTGAGGGCACCGACACGCCGCTGCCCCGTCCGGTTGACCCCGACCGCATCCGCAGCGAATCCGACTTGGGCAGGGTGCTCGGGGCGTTCGTCCACAACACCCCCGAGGTCGTCGCCGAGTCAGTGCGTACTTATGTCGACGACGCACCTGTCGAGGAGATCTTCCTGTGGTCATCCATCGCGGGAATGCCAGAGCAGTTGGTGGCCGATCACATCCGACTGATCGCCACCAAACTCAAACCGCTTCTCGCTCAATAG